GTTAATCGTGTCTTAAGAATTGCGGCACCCTTCGGAAGTATTTCTTCAAAAATCATATACAGGATAATTCCCGCCACAGCCGAAGTAGTCAATGCCATTGCAACGTCTGACATATTCCCGACAAAGTAACCAATTGTCGCGCCAAGAATGGTCGGCACTCCTGTTAGTGTTGACAGCAAAACCGCGTTACGCTTTTTTGCTCCACCCGCCAATAACAGAGCGGCAGTAGCCACACCCTCAGGGATATTATGCAGAGCAAGGGTAAGAGCCATTGTCGCCGCAAACCCGATATGGTGTTCCGCTCCCGCGCCGATTGCAAGTCCGGCGGGTAAATTATGAATACCAACAGCTACAAGCATAATATAGCCGGAGCGCAAAATCTCGATTTTCACTTTCGCCTGTGGGATTTCTCCGTCTTTGCCGTCCGCCATTTTATCGGAAACCGTGTCGAATATCAGAATTACGGCAATCCCGATTCCAATTCCCAAAATTGTTAGAGGAACGCTTGCAATCTCCAACACTTCGGGAACAAGGTCGAAAAACACAAGGCTCAACATAAACCCTGCGGCAAGTGACAGTAGATAATTGATGATTTTCGGAGAACGGTTTCCTGCCCAAACCGCTATCAGACTTCCGAGCAATGTTCCCAAAATGGTGGCAAGCAAACTGAATAAAACAGCTTGCATTATATACCCCCTCCGTTCACAGCTTTTTCGTATTAAGCGCGCGGAAAGAGTTCAGTACCGCGAGAACAGTCACGCCAACGTCTGCGAAAACCGCCATCCACATATCAGTAATACCTAGCGCGCTGAGGACGAGAACAACTGCCTTTATACCGAGTGCAAGCCAAGTGTTTTGCGTGGCAATGCCGAGCGTCTTTTTTGATATTCTGATAGCCGACGCAATCTTTGACGGTTCATCGGTCATAATCACAATATCGGCGGCTTCAATCGCCGCGTCCGAGCCTAAACCGCCCATAGCTATCCCTATATCCGAACGAGCGAGAACAGGCGCATCATTGATGCCGTCGCCGACAAAAGCGAGTTTGCCTTTCGCGGATTTGGCGGCAAGCAGTTCTTCCAATTTGGCCACCTTATCACCGGGCAAAAGTTCCGTGTAAATCTTGTCTACACCGAGTTCGCGTCCGACCTTTTGACCGACCGAGTTACTGTCGCCAGTGAGTATGACCGTTTGCTTAATTCCCATAGCTTTAAGGCGGCGGATTGCTTCTGCGGAATCCTCTTTTACTTCGTCTGCAATAACGATATATCCGGCGTATTTGCTGTCAATGGCAACGTGGACAACCGTGCCGATTATTTCATCTTTACAGTAATCTACGCCGATTTTTTTCATCAGCCTTGTGTTCCCTGCAAAGACCTTTTTGCCAAACACCGTTACGCTGATACCGTGACCCGCAATGTCCTCCGTGTCGGTCACTTTGCTCTTGTCAATCTCCTTGCCGTATGCGGTTTTTAGGGAGAGCGAAATCGGGTGATTGGAATAGCTTTCAGCGTATGCGGTCAACTCTAATAGTTCGTCTGCCGACACTTCAACAGGGTGGATTTCCTGTACCTTAAACACGCCTTTGGTGAGAGTTCCTGTCTTATCGAACACAACCGTTTCAGTCTTTGCCAAAGCCTCAAGATAGTTGCTCCCCTTTACCAAAATACCGCTTCTTGAAGCCCCGCCAATACCACCGAAGAAACTAAGCGGGATAGACACAACGAGCGCGCAAGGGCAGGACACCACAAGGAAAGTCAAGGCGCGAAGCGTCCACACGCTCCATTCACCTGTAATGAGCGAGGGAATAACGGCAAGTAAAACTGCGGCTCCCACGACAACAGGAGTATAAATCCGAGCAAACTTCGTAATGAAGTTTTCGGAATTGGATTTTTTACTGCTTGCGTTTTCAACAAGGTCAAGAATTTTTGAAACGGTTGATTCGCCAAATTCCTTTTGCACTTCAATGGTTAGAACGCCGCTGACATTGATACAACCGCTTAACGCTTCGCCGCCTACGGAAACTTCGCGGGGAACGGATTCGCCCGTCAAGGCTTTGGTGTCTACCATTGAGTTGCCCTCAATGATTATGCCGTCAAGCGGTATTTTCTCACCCGGCTGTACGACGATAATATCGCCAATATTCACATCATAGGGATCAACCCTTTCTAAGCTGCCGTCACCGCGTTTTACATTAGCGTAATCGGGGCGAATATCCATAAGTCCGGCGATAGACTTCCTCGATTTAGAAACGGCGTAACTTTGGAATAACTCGCCGACTTGATAAAACAGCATAACTGCAACGCCCTCCGGGTACTCCCCCGCGATGAGCGCGCCGACTGTGGCGATAGTCATTAAGAAGTTTTCGTCAAAGACTTCTCCGTGCGTAATATTCTTGACCGCCTTAAAAATAATTTCGTAGCCGACGACAACGTAAGCGGCAAGAAACAGAATTATCGAAAGCCACTCCGGGTCTTTCGGAGCAAGCAGACCTGCCACGAAAATGACAGCCGCTATGATGATTTTGGTTAGACGCTTATTCACTTTAAATCCCTCCTCTATATTGGTTGAGAGCTCACTCAACTGTTAGTGTAAAAAAATTCTTTAGTCAGCGGCATTAAGCAATTGTATAGGGCGTTAATCGAGAGTATCGCCCTATACAATCTCGCCGTTCGCGATGGCACATCACGCCCGTTTCATTACGACTTCCGGTTCGTACTTGTGAACGATTTTTTCAGCTTCGGCAACGATATAATCAATGTCTGCTCCCTCGGCGGTTTCAAAGACAAGTTTCGTTGTCATATGGTTGACACTTGCGGTTGTCACACCGGAAAGCGCGCCGATGTCCTTTTCCATTTTCGCGGCGCAGTTGGCGCAGTCAAGTCCTTCGAGTCTAAATTGCTTTTTCATAGTGATTTCCTCCTTAAAATTATTATTCTGTGATATGGCTCAAACTTTGTTTTAGAATAATGTTTACGTGATCATCTACAAGAGAATAGTAGACCACTTTGCCGTCTTTTCGGAACTTTACCAAGTTGGCCGCTTTCAAAGTTCGCAATTGATGTGAGATTGCGGATTTTGTCATCTTTAGCAAATATGCCAAATCACACACGCACATTTCGCTGACACCCAAAGCCCAAAGCATCTTAACTCTTGTAGGGTCTCCGATTGCTTTTAGAAAATCAGAAGCGGCAATCATAGTTGTATCTGAAAGCATTTGTGACTTCACATTCGCAACGATTTCTTCGTGGATAACATCGCAATCGCACACGTCTCCTTTAACGGGCATAGAAAGCACCTCCTTTGCATTTGATTGAGTGACTGTTCAACCATATTCATATTATAGTTGAACAGTCACTCATTTGTCAAGGGGCTTTTGAATTTTTTTATAGCATCTGTCCTTTTCGTCTACCACGTTCAGCGAACGCGTGAAATTAACACGACAATGGTGTATGTACATTGCATATTCGGCTTTTGGGACAAGTTGGAGTTTTTCCATTAAACAGGATAGTTTTGGGTTAATTCAACATTGTGAAAGAAAGTCTGTAAAACGATGAATATGTGAAAATTTCCACTACCGCTGAACGAGCAAAAGCAGGGCGGGTGCATCTTTTCACGCTTTCCGTTCGGCGGGTGCATAAATGCTCGTTATGTGTAAGATGGCAAGGACAAATTCGCCCTCAAAAACGCTTTGAAAAATCTCCTTGAACGCAAAAAAACCAGTATTACTGGGCTTTCAGGGTACATCGGGCTTCTATTAATCGCAATGTACAAATATGGCAGAGAAGAAGGACTCGAACTCTTAAAACCGTAGGCAGTCAAGACCACCCGTAAAGCGGGTGGTTTATTATTTCACATGGATTGATTTCTCCTAAAGAGAAACTCACCCATGTTCAACAGGCTAAAGCCCATAATAAGAGCCTGCCCTCTGAAACGAGGGCAGGCTCCGCATAGCTTTTGGCAACCAGGCTATCGTAGTGCAGTAATACACCTTAGACCCTATAGCTTTGCGTCCCCACCTTTTAGTGGGTTTGCCCTTGGCTGCAGTATTTATTTTTGACAGTTACTTCTTTCACGCTACTTTAAAACATCACCCAAGTTGGCGATTCATCGTCTCAGCGGTCTGGCTGCCACAAGAATTATGGAAACATATAAATATGACTTTTACTATGTTTTCCACCTTACAGATTTAACAGGCGGTCGCCTTTAATTTCTTCAGCACTCCATGCAATTAGTGCAAATTTCCCCTTTGCGTGTTCATCAATACGGTTGAGCCACTCTACTTCGCCTGCCGCTTTTGCCGCAAGCATTGGGTTCGTGGTATTCGTGCCATAAAGAGACTGATTGACAACCCACCATTTGGCAGCAATGCCCGCCCGCTGCAAATCATCCTCCAGCCGCAACGCTTCATAAACGGGAGTTGCTTCGGGCAAGGTCACAATTAAAACCTCGGTTTCATCGGATTTCAGTCGGGGCAATAACCTCTTGACCGATTCGGGAATTTCGCCCTTGGTGCGCTGAATTTCGTGGTTGTAACTTTGGGTAGATTCAAGCAAAAGCAGAGTGTGACCAGTAGGAGCGGTGTCAATAACCACCACCTGATCATTGGCTCTTTCCACAATCTCCGCAAAGGCACGGAACACAGCGATTTCCTGTGTACAAGGGGAACGCAAATCTTCTTCCACGTAGGCGATGTCCTCATCGCTCATGCCGGAAGCACGCGCTTTGGAAAGCACCTCAGATTGGTACTTCTTCAATTCTTCTGCTTCATCGATATGGCTCATTGACACACCGCTTTCTTCGTTCAGCACAAATTTCAGGTGAGCGGCGGGATCGGTGGTGGTGAGGTGGACTTTTTTACCACGCTTGGCAAGCCCTAATGCAACAGCAGCAGCAACAGTAGTCTTTCCCACGCCACCTTTGCCCATCGTGAAGATGACACGTTTGCCCTCTATCGCCAGTTCATCTATCACATCATTCAGCGCAGGAATATGTGTAGCATTCAGCGTTTGGACATGTGCGGTCACACGGTCAGTATGCAGCAAGGCACGCACATTTTCAAGCCCTGTCACATTATAGGTCCGCAGAGGAACCATACGGATTGGAAGTGTCCTTAGACTCTCTGGCATGGCAGCAAGGGCCGCCTGCTGCTTTGAGTACAGGTTGGAGGATAGGGTGTCGGTATATTCCATTAATACGCCGTTGATCACCAGCATTTGATTGTTCACGCCCAATGCGGAGAGCTCGCCGGAAGCCCGTTCTGCTTCCTTGAAGGGAGCAGTTTCAGAGCGGCTGACGAGAATCAGCGTGGTCAGGCTACCGTTTGCCAGTGTTTCAACCGCCTGTTTGTAAATGGCCTTTTTGCTTTCTAATCCAGAAAGCTGGCCCAGGCAGGAGGCACCGTGTGTGCTTTCGCTGATGAAATTGCTCCATGCAGACGGGAGCTGAAGCATACGCAGGGTATGGCCGGTAGGGGCAGTATCAAAAATAATATGGTCGTATTCCTGCTGAACCTTATCATCCGTAATGAAGTTGGAAAACTCATTGAACGCCGCAATCTCAATCGTGCAGGAACCGGAAAGCTGTTCCTCCATATTGGCAAGGACAGATTCCGGCAACTTGCCACGATAGGGAGCAATCACGCTCTCCCGATATTCGGCTGCTGCCTGTATGGGGTCCAAATTTGCAACCACCAAGTTGGGAACATCAGGGATGGGAATACCCTTGTTGGTCAGTTCCATCGAGAATACATCCTGCAAGTTGGATGCCGGGTCGGTACTGATAAGCAGTACACTCTTGCCGCTGTCTGCAAGGGATACTGCGGTGGCACAGGCAACGCTGGTCTTGCCAACGCCGCCCTTGCCGGTATAGAAAAGGTACTTTGTTAGGTTGATGTTACGTGGGTCGAATAATTTCATTTTAACAGCAACCTCCTTCACAGCAACAGCCGCCAGATGCGGTTTTATTCTGCTTGCCCAACACATCTTCGGGAAGGTCGAGCAACTTCGTAAATTCCTCATTGGTAGGATAGCGGCCAGTAATCACGATTTTGCCATCGACCATCACAGCGGGCAATCCCTCTGTTCCTTTTTCGTTGATATACGCATTGATAGTCTGGTCGGTGATAAACTCAGCCGGTGCGCTGTTAAGGTTGAAGCGGTCAATATTCATGCCTTTCTTTTTCAGCGTTTCCAATACTGTGGAGATGCGCAGCAGTTCAGTATCAACTCCCACGCCGCAAAGGCCGGTTGAGCAACACATAGCGGGTTCAAAGATTTTCATTTTTTTCATAGTAAAATATCTCCTTTATATAATTAATTGAAATTGCTTCTTCGTTCCATAAGAACGGTATTGCGCCATTGTCCAAATCGGTCTTTTCCGATTCGCTCACGGAATCCCACCTGACGAAATCCGCATTTTTCATGTAATCGAATGCTTGCTTTGTTGTCAGCCATAATTCCTGATTGCAGTGTCCAGAAATCCTCTTTCTCGGATTGGTCGGAAAGAAAATTTAGCAGTTGGGTTCCCACACCTTTTCCTCTGT
The window above is part of the Novisyntrophococcus fermenticellae genome. Proteins encoded here:
- a CDS encoding ZIP family metal transporter, which produces MQAVLFSLLATILGTLLGSLIAVWAGNRSPKIINYLLSLAAGFMLSLVFFDLVPEVLEIASVPLTILGIGIGIAVILIFDTVSDKMADGKDGEIPQAKVKIEILRSGYIMLVAVGIHNLPAGLAIGAGAEHHIGFAATMALTLALHNIPEGVATAALLLAGGAKKRNAVLLSTLTGVPTILGATIGYFVGNMSDVAMALTTSAVAGIILYMIFEEILPKGAAILKTRLTTVFTLLGIIIGIVAISG
- a CDS encoding heavy metal translocating P-type ATPase translates to MNKRLTKIIIAAVIFVAGLLAPKDPEWLSIILFLAAYVVVGYEIIFKAVKNITHGEVFDENFLMTIATVGALIAGEYPEGVAVMLFYQVGELFQSYAVSKSRKSIAGLMDIRPDYANVKRGDGSLERVDPYDVNIGDIIVVQPGEKIPLDGIIIEGNSMVDTKALTGESVPREVSVGGEALSGCINVSGVLTIEVQKEFGESTVSKILDLVENASSKKSNSENFITKFARIYTPVVVGAAVLLAVIPSLITGEWSVWTLRALTFLVVSCPCALVVSIPLSFFGGIGGASRSGILVKGSNYLEALAKTETVVFDKTGTLTKGVFKVQEIHPVEVSADELLELTAYAESYSNHPISLSLKTAYGKEIDKSKVTDTEDIAGHGISVTVFGKKVFAGNTRLMKKIGVDYCKDEIIGTVVHVAIDSKYAGYIVIADEVKEDSAEAIRRLKAMGIKQTVILTGDSNSVGQKVGRELGVDKIYTELLPGDKVAKLEELLAAKSAKGKLAFVGDGINDAPVLARSDIGIAMGGLGSDAAIEAADIVIMTDEPSKIASAIRISKKTLGIATQNTWLALGIKAVVLVLSALGITDMWMAVFADVGVTVLAVLNSFRALNTKKL
- a CDS encoding cation transporter codes for the protein MKKQFRLEGLDCANCAAKMEKDIGALSGVTTASVNHMTTKLVFETAEGADIDYIVAEAEKIVHKYEPEVVMKRA
- a CDS encoding ArsR/SmtB family transcription factor; amino-acid sequence: MPVKGDVCDCDVIHEEIVANVKSQMLSDTTMIAASDFLKAIGDPTRVKMLWALGVSEMCVCDLAYLLKMTKSAISHQLRTLKAANLVKFRKDGKVVYYSLVDDHVNIILKQSLSHITE
- the arsA gene encoding arsenical pump-driving ATPase; protein product: MKLFDPRNINLTKYLFYTGKGGVGKTSVACATAVSLADSGKSVLLISTDPASNLQDVFSMELTNKGIPIPDVPNLVVANLDPIQAAAEYRESVIAPYRGKLPESVLANMEEQLSGSCTIEIAAFNEFSNFITDDKVQQEYDHIIFDTAPTGHTLRMLQLPSAWSNFISESTHGASCLGQLSGLESKKAIYKQAVETLANGSLTTLILVSRSETAPFKEAERASGELSALGVNNQMLVINGVLMEYTDTLSSNLYSKQQAALAAMPESLRTLPIRMVPLRTYNVTGLENVRALLHTDRVTAHVQTLNATHIPALNDVIDELAIEGKRVIFTMGKGGVGKTTVAAAVALGLAKRGKKVHLTTTDPAAHLKFVLNEESGVSMSHIDEAEELKKYQSEVLSKARASGMSDEDIAYVEEDLRSPCTQEIAVFRAFAEIVERANDQVVVIDTAPTGHTLLLLESTQSYNHEIQRTKGEIPESVKRLLPRLKSDETEVLIVTLPEATPVYEALRLEDDLQRAGIAAKWWVVNQSLYGTNTTNPMLAAKAAGEVEWLNRIDEHAKGKFALIAWSAEEIKGDRLLNL
- the arsD gene encoding arsenite efflux transporter metallochaperone ArsD — its product is MKKMKIFEPAMCCSTGLCGVGVDTELLRISTVLETLKKKGMNIDRFNLNSAPAEFITDQTINAYINEKGTEGLPAVMVDGKIVITGRYPTNEEFTKLLDLPEDVLGKQNKTASGGCCCEGGCC